The following coding sequences are from one Methanosarcina sp. WWM596 window:
- a CDS encoding pyridoxamine 5'-phosphate oxidase family protein — protein MKDEIASVIPQELEEKAGDPSVEKIGFEKKELLEQLNEFFESQPLAVLATQNGTAPYVSLVAFASDEKPKYILFLITKAARKFSNLSANPSVSLLIDNRKSTIGDFRDVMAVTVLGKAEPIEDFERSIMERIYLMKHPYLVDFLHSPTTAFLKIRVEKYIVVTHFQHVVEVSV, from the coding sequence ATGAAAGATGAAATTGCATCCGTTATTCCTCAGGAACTGGAAGAAAAGGCAGGGGATCCCTCTGTTGAGAAGATAGGGTTCGAAAAAAAAGAACTGCTTGAACAACTAAATGAATTTTTTGAATCTCAACCCCTTGCCGTCTTGGCAACTCAAAACGGAACAGCACCTTACGTGAGCCTTGTTGCTTTTGCCTCGGATGAAAAGCCTAAGTATATTCTTTTTTTGATTACGAAAGCAGCCAGGAAATTCTCAAATTTGTCAGCAAATCCTTCAGTTTCCCTGTTGATTGACAATAGAAAGAGCACAATCGGAGATTTTAGGGATGTAATGGCTGTAACAGTGCTCGGGAAGGCGGAGCCCATCGAGGACTTCGAACGCAGCATAATGGAAAGAATCTATCTGATGAAGCATCCATATCTAGTGGATTTTTTGCATTCGCCCACAACGGCTTTTCTGAAAATCCGGGTGGAAAAATACATTGTTGTGACCCATTTCCAGCACGTTGTTGAAGTTTCGGTTTAA
- the uppS gene encoding polyprenyl diphosphate synthase, protein MKNRTFSMFYQKYEQMLEKEILSYDIPDHIAVIMDGNRRYAGQLGKARSFGHAMGAEVTEKVIEWCYDIGVKQLTLYAFSTENFHRSEEEVDGLFNLINEKFLKLYNDKRTYEKEMQVRAIGDRTKLPAFLNESIEKIEKATEHHRMFNLNVAIAYGGRQEIMQAVRDIAACVSSGKLSLEEVNENMISKHLYPAPGVSVPNVDLIVRTGGDERVSNFLPWQANGSECATYFCAPFWPEFRKIDLLRSIRVYQARNDEKKLEHSYRALKVRNFLKVGKYGEKSEELGQFLPIKKQRIS, encoded by the coding sequence ATGAAAAACCGGACTTTCAGCATGTTCTACCAGAAGTATGAGCAGATGCTTGAAAAGGAGATTTTGAGTTATGACATCCCTGATCACATAGCCGTAATTATGGATGGAAACCGTAGATATGCGGGACAGCTGGGAAAAGCTCGGAGTTTCGGGCATGCCATGGGGGCAGAAGTCACTGAAAAGGTTATTGAGTGGTGCTATGATATCGGAGTAAAACAACTTACACTCTATGCCTTTTCCACGGAAAATTTCCATCGTTCGGAAGAAGAGGTTGATGGACTCTTCAACCTGATCAATGAGAAGTTTCTGAAACTTTATAATGATAAAAGGACCTACGAAAAAGAGATGCAGGTCAGGGCAATAGGGGACAGGACAAAGCTGCCGGCTTTTCTAAATGAGTCCATTGAAAAGATTGAGAAAGCCACCGAACACCATAGAATGTTTAACCTGAATGTGGCTATTGCTTACGGGGGTAGACAAGAAATAATGCAGGCAGTCCGCGATATTGCAGCGTGCGTTTCAAGTGGAAAACTTTCTCTTGAAGAAGTGAATGAAAACATGATCTCAAAACACCTCTACCCTGCTCCGGGAGTGTCCGTCCCGAATGTGGACCTGATCGTCCGTACAGGAGGAGATGAAAGAGTTTCCAACTTCCTGCCATGGCAGGCTAACGGTAGCGAGTGTGCAACTTACTTCTGTGCTCCTTTCTGGCCGGAATTCCGAAAAATCGACCTTCTTCGCTCGATCAGAGTGTATCAGGCCCGAAATGACGAAAAAAAGCTGGAACACTCATACCGTGCCTTAAAAGTTAGAAATTTCCTTAAAGTAGGAAAATATGGGGAAAAAAGCGAAGAACTAGGACAGTTTTTGCCTATAAAAAAGCAGAGAATTTCCTGA
- a CDS encoding DUF5305 domain-containing protein, which produces MQRGSYTYSASVTKPNSLYPEGTKLEMGKPAYFFTISPTEDISFVYSLEAADSADLSVEANTMIVASSRKGSGEEQKIFWKKSYQVGDSKSVQLKSGNVLTSNFTIDVPVIRSKAKGVQDQLVYSPDSVSSSDSGPDPMIEIVTTVNYKGKINGEDVTGTKNYKIPINVSSNYYEMPEELEFVEETYKNVRVQKPASLSTIKFPLALFLLSTVLVGVLIPVRKMKKIDPEYIEKLEKESKKSPFKEFISKGKIPENRNFLLQVEISSLEDLVDAAADMNERVIHDAKSGEYFIIHNGVLYIFFDAPSED; this is translated from the coding sequence ATGCAGCGTGGAAGTTATACATATTCGGCTTCTGTGACTAAGCCAAACTCCCTCTACCCGGAAGGAACAAAACTTGAAATGGGAAAGCCTGCCTATTTCTTTACTATATCTCCAACAGAGGATATTTCATTCGTATACAGCCTCGAAGCTGCAGATTCTGCTGACCTGAGCGTGGAAGCTAATACAATGATTGTGGCAAGCTCCAGGAAAGGATCTGGAGAAGAGCAGAAAATATTCTGGAAGAAGAGTTATCAGGTAGGGGATTCAAAAAGCGTTCAACTGAAGAGCGGGAATGTCCTTACCTCTAATTTTACTATAGATGTGCCTGTAATCCGGTCAAAAGCTAAAGGAGTACAGGATCAGCTTGTCTATTCACCTGACTCGGTATCTTCCTCTGACTCGGGCCCTGACCCGATGATAGAAATTGTTACGACCGTCAATTATAAAGGAAAAATAAACGGAGAAGATGTAACAGGTACAAAAAATTATAAAATTCCTATCAACGTTAGCTCTAATTATTATGAGATGCCTGAAGAACTTGAATTCGTTGAAGAGACGTACAAAAACGTCAGAGTTCAAAAACCCGCATCATTATCAACTATCAAGTTTCCTCTGGCCTTATTCCTGTTAAGCACAGTTCTGGTTGGAGTGCTTATTCCTGTCAGAAAAATGAAAAAAATTGATCCGGAATACATCGAAAAACTGGAAAAAGAGAGTAAAAAATCACCTTTTAAAGAGTTTATCAGCAAAGGCAAGATTCCCGAAAATAGGAATTTTCTTCTGCAGGTTGAGATTTCTTCACTCGAAGACCTCGTAGATGCTGCTGCCGATATGAATGAAAGGGTAATCCATGATGCAAAATCTGGAGAATATTTCATAATTCACAATGGTGTATTGTATATTTTCTTTGATGCACCTTCAGAAGACTAA
- a CDS encoding rhodanese-like domain-containing protein, translated as MNFQFGHCRKGRNFKIAEELEVGPADWVKKLFKFKDSGARSFQAPRETIETGGSDEGKAASQKGVGLKKETISASELQKKLESGTPILILDVREKNELSGKLGHLENSINIPVGSLESRISELNDSRNREIIVVCRSGMRAERTTEILARNGFGNVKVLKGGMIAWQDLKK; from the coding sequence ATGAATTTTCAATTCGGACATTGCAGAAAAGGCAGGAATTTTAAAATCGCTGAGGAACTGGAAGTCGGGCCTGCAGACTGGGTAAAAAAACTTTTTAAGTTTAAAGACTCCGGTGCCCGTAGTTTTCAAGCTCCCAGAGAAACCATCGAAACCGGCGGCTCAGATGAAGGAAAAGCTGCATCTCAAAAGGGGGTGGGCCTGAAAAAGGAAACTATCTCAGCCTCTGAACTGCAAAAGAAGCTGGAGTCTGGAACTCCTATTCTTATCCTTGATGTCAGAGAGAAAAATGAACTTTCCGGAAAACTGGGACACCTGGAAAACTCGATAAATATCCCTGTTGGAAGCCTGGAAAGTAGGATTTCGGAGCTTAATGATTCCAGAAACAGGGAAATAATAGTTGTATGCCGTTCCGGTATGCGGGCGGAAAGAACTACTGAAATTCTCGCCAGAAATGGTTTTGGGAATGTAAAGGTCCTGAAAGGTGGTATGATTGCCTGGCAGGATCTGAAAAAATGA
- a CDS encoding cytochrome b5 domain-containing protein: MKEYTLEELSEYNGKNGKVYIAYAGQVYDVSDSNLWEGGTHQGLHDSGQELSEAMDNEAPHGPEVFKDCPIVGTLKK, from the coding sequence ATGAAAGAGTACACACTTGAAGAACTTTCAGAGTACAACGGAAAGAACGGCAAGGTTTACATCGCATATGCCGGACAGGTATACGACGTATCAGACAGTAATCTGTGGGAAGGCGGCACTCACCAGGGACTTCATGATTCAGGGCAAGAACTCTCGGAAGCAATGGACAACGAAGCGCCCCACGGCCCCGAGGTTTTTAAAGATTGCCCGATTGTCGGAACTTTGAAAAAATGA
- a CDS encoding signal peptidase I, with translation MKNMKEKEILQAAIVLIIAVILVNALIPFFTGSKMPLIVLSGSMTPMMLPGDVVIARSVDPNELVVGDVLVFHPPESNDPNALVTHRIISLEEGKERMFQTKGDANNAQDDFKVPAFNVVGKLDFVIPFAGYLLDAVKHNKNIFFFTVILPAGLIILDEIRNMILYSNPVKARKVEKERKKIARRTSYLVKGKKLAVLIVIAGIISTGIVAYNLGENGHLVLGKENTIKNPGSLSRVYVITPDDYEKRTDIYFWYGVLTPYNESKAYETQSSVPEGVIAPSTWTQVNETKVIAPENTPATISTVPYILPVFWIISLAEINHYLPAIVEVGFYTFLPALLLFPLWYRKSVTGRKRKKIKFRRLFAQWKKKALHMV, from the coding sequence ATGAAAAACATGAAGGAAAAAGAGATTCTTCAGGCAGCAATTGTTCTGATCATTGCGGTTATTCTGGTCAATGCCTTAATTCCGTTCTTTACGGGCTCAAAGATGCCCCTCATAGTATTGAGCGGTAGCATGACTCCAATGATGTTGCCCGGTGATGTGGTTATTGCAAGGTCAGTCGACCCGAATGAGCTTGTGGTAGGAGACGTCCTGGTTTTTCATCCTCCTGAAAGTAACGACCCGAATGCCCTTGTAACGCACCGGATAATCTCTTTAGAAGAAGGAAAAGAGCGCATGTTCCAGACTAAGGGAGACGCAAATAACGCGCAGGATGACTTTAAGGTGCCTGCATTTAACGTTGTGGGAAAACTGGATTTTGTCATCCCTTTTGCAGGATATTTGCTCGATGCAGTAAAGCATAATAAAAATATTTTTTTCTTCACCGTCATACTGCCCGCAGGTCTGATCATTCTGGATGAGATCAGGAACATGATTCTGTACAGCAATCCAGTAAAAGCTAGAAAAGTGGAAAAGGAAAGAAAAAAAATTGCTAGGAGAACTTCCTATTTAGTTAAAGGAAAAAAGCTGGCAGTATTAATTGTTATAGCTGGAATTATTTCTACAGGAATAGTTGCGTACAACCTCGGGGAGAATGGGCATCTGGTTCTCGGAAAGGAAAACACAATAAAAAATCCCGGGTCTCTTTCCCGCGTATATGTTATAACGCCTGATGATTATGAGAAAAGAACTGATATCTATTTTTGGTATGGAGTGCTTACCCCGTATAATGAAAGTAAGGCTTATGAAACTCAGTCTTCTGTTCCTGAAGGTGTAATTGCCCCATCTACCTGGACTCAGGTTAATGAAACTAAGGTTATTGCCCCTGAAAATACGCCTGCAACGATCAGTACGGTCCCTTACATTCTGCCGGTCTTCTGGATAATTTCACTTGCGGAAATAAACCATTATCTCCCTGCTATTGTAGAGGTTGGGTTCTATACATTCCTTCCTGCATTGCTGCTGTTTCCTCTGTGGTACAGGAAATCAGTGACTGGGAGAAAGAGAAAGAAGATTAAATTCCGTCGTTTGTTTGCACAATGGAAAAAAAAGGCGCTTCATATGGTCTGA
- a CDS encoding PKD domain-containing protein encodes MRAFNKILLLGLVSFSLIFMCSNFPLFTGTSASFSDTKHTSSEIIAGVWNAEASLVGLSEFSLPENGEGFRIPTSGAMGDQTSITTFTNFVDINFSNNVSSANNLTDNYSAIGNETFNLTNITYLTNITNLTNITNLTNITNLTNITNLTSSTNLTSSTNLTNITNLTSSTNLTDTTNLTGSTKLTNNSEVNRIVSLEEASNSTGGLNLGTISSSRGRSGSSNKDKEVEKVLPEAGFTSNVTSGSLPLTVQFTDLSANATEWKWDFGDEASSTEQNPVNTYFTAGTYTVTLEASNANGTDSESATIKVIEQYGVAAPPAANFTSNVTSGNVPLTVQFTDLSENVTGWNWDFGDGTTFTEQNPVHTYSVAGNYNATLTVSNANGTDSTFTNITVFEVPVLPAAVFNSNVSSGYAPLSVQFNDSSENAIEWNWDFDNNGIIDSTERNPINIYASPGNYTVNLTVNNGNGTNSTLSTITALEPSFPAANFTSNVTSGNVPLTVQFTDLSENVTGWNWDFGDETTFTEQNPVHTYSVAGNYNATLTVSNANGTDSTFTNITVFEVPVLPAAAFNSNVSSGYAPLSVQFNDSSENAIEWNWDFDNNGIIDSTERNPINIYASPGNYTVNLTVNNGNGTNSTLSTITALEPSFPAANFTSNVTSGNVPLTVQFTDLSENATGWNWDFGDGSNSSEQNTTHTYTTAGTYTITLEVSNANSMDSESATITVLEQPEVVLPPVAGFTSSITRGSVPFFVQFTDLSENPEEWNWDFGDGTTSSEQNPAHTYSTAGDYTVMLTVNNTAGNDSEKKTDYIKVGIASSIKLTGITLDGENSTGATTNSGALTTNPEDTLGQIAVSDENGIFFNQPSSKGPLGEISIPLQLGINNFSLVADGIYPENENYGAVLFFDGVLTPPRIAVYNSNGGTGTFSVQPAGTNITGSAENESTLDIAPGSSFYVTSDRTKVEVLSFTVDSKNGFTDEVTGENLGANEIPDTVAKLSLKVTPSVTVPLASFSASPVSGTAPLNVAFTDSSSGSPASWNWDFGDGTASSEQNPVHTYSATGNYIATLTVSNANGTNSTFTEITVLEQVLPAANFNSNTTSGNAPLTIQFTDLSENAEEWFWAFGDGASSSEQNPVHTYSAAGNYTVSLAVANKNGTNSKSGTITALESPVLPVANFSSNATFGNAPLTVQFTDLSENAAEWFWAFGDGSSSFEQNPMHTYSVAGNYNATLTVSNANGTDSTFSAITVLEPVLPVAAFNSNVTSGYAPLSVQFTDSSENTNEWSWDFGDGATSSEQNPAHTYSAAGNYTVSLAVANADGQSTKTGQISVNENLVDSSGNESSMDDSGN; translated from the coding sequence ATGAGGGCGTTCAATAAAATATTACTTCTGGGATTGGTGTCGTTCTCTCTTATCTTCATGTGCAGTAATTTCCCCTTATTTACAGGTACTTCTGCTTCTTTCAGCGATACTAAACACACGAGTTCTGAGATCATCGCAGGCGTCTGGAACGCCGAAGCTAGTCTGGTAGGGCTCTCTGAATTCAGCCTTCCAGAAAACGGAGAAGGATTCCGAATTCCCACTTCAGGTGCAATGGGAGATCAGACTTCAATAACCACTTTCACAAATTTCGTAGATATAAATTTTTCAAATAATGTAAGTTCAGCAAACAATCTAACGGATAATTACTCTGCAATAGGAAACGAGACCTTTAACCTTACCAATATCACTTATCTGACAAACATCACTAACCTGACAAACATCACTAACCTGACAAACATCACTAACCTGACAAACATCACTAACCTTACAAGTAGCACTAACCTTACAAGTAGCACTAACCTGACAAACATCACTAACCTTACAAGTAGCACTAACCTGACCGATACCACTAACCTTACAGGTTCTACCAAACTGACCAATAACTCTGAAGTGAACAGAATTGTTTCCCTGGAAGAAGCCAGTAACAGCACAGGCGGCCTGAATCTGGGAACCATATCAAGTTCAAGAGGCAGGTCTGGAAGTTCAAACAAAGATAAGGAAGTAGAGAAAGTCCTCCCTGAAGCAGGCTTCACCAGCAATGTAACGTCCGGGAGTTTACCCCTGACTGTTCAGTTTACCGACCTTTCGGCAAATGCAACAGAATGGAAATGGGACTTTGGAGATGAGGCCAGTTCTACCGAGCAAAATCCAGTGAACACTTATTTTACAGCAGGGACTTATACCGTTACTCTGGAAGCATCCAACGCAAATGGCACGGATTCGGAATCAGCCACAATAAAGGTTATCGAGCAGTATGGAGTGGCAGCTCCTCCTGCTGCAAACTTCACCAGCAATGTAACGTCCGGGAATGTCCCCCTGACGGTCCAGTTTACCGACCTCTCGGAAAACGTAACAGGATGGAATTGGGATTTCGGAGACGGAACTACTTTTACTGAACAGAATCCTGTACATACTTACTCTGTAGCAGGAAATTACAATGCAACTCTTACAGTAAGCAATGCAAATGGTACGGACTCAACGTTTACAAACATAACTGTTTTTGAAGTGCCAGTACTTCCTGCGGCTGTTTTCAATAGCAATGTGAGCAGTGGTTATGCTCCTCTGTCAGTGCAATTTAACGATAGTTCCGAAAACGCAATTGAATGGAACTGGGACTTTGACAATAACGGTATAATAGATTCTACAGAAAGAAACCCGATCAACATATACGCATCTCCGGGAAACTATACAGTTAATCTTACAGTAAACAACGGAAACGGTACAAATTCCACGTTATCTACAATAACTGCCCTTGAGCCATCATTTCCTGCTGCAAACTTCACCAGCAATGTAACGTCCGGGAATGTCCCCCTGACGGTCCAGTTTACCGACCTCTCGGAAAACGTAACAGGATGGAATTGGGATTTCGGAGACGAAACTACTTTTACTGAACAGAATCCTGTGCATACTTACTCTGTAGCAGGAAATTACAATGCAACTCTTACAGTAAGCAATGCAAATGGTACGGACTCAACGTTTACAAACATAACTGTTTTTGAAGTGCCAGTACTTCCTGCGGCTGCTTTCAATAGCAATGTGAGCAGTGGTTATGCTCCTCTGTCAGTGCAATTTAACGATAGTTCCGAAAATGCAATTGAATGGAACTGGGACTTTGACAATAACGGTATAATAGATTCTACAGAAAGAAACCCGATCAACATATACGCATCTCCGGGAAACTATACAGTTAATCTTACAGTAAACAACGGAAATGGTACAAATTCCACGTTATCTACAATAACTGCCCTTGAGCCATCATTTCCTGCTGCAAACTTCACCAGCAATGTAACGTCCGGGAATGTCCCCCTGACGGTCCAGTTTACCGACCTCTCGGAAAATGCAACAGGATGGAATTGGGATTTCGGAGACGGTTCCAACTCTTCCGAACAAAATACAACGCATACTTATACCACAGCAGGGACTTATACCATTACTCTGGAAGTATCCAATGCAAACAGTATGGATTCAGAATCTGCCACAATCACGGTCCTGGAACAGCCTGAGGTGGTGCTCCCTCCGGTTGCCGGTTTCACCAGCAGTATCACAAGGGGATCTGTTCCCTTTTTTGTGCAATTTACAGACCTTTCGGAAAATCCCGAAGAATGGAACTGGGACTTTGGAGACGGAACCACTTCCTCCGAGCAAAACCCTGCCCACACTTACTCCACAGCAGGAGATTACACAGTCATGCTCACGGTAAACAATACGGCTGGAAATGATTCGGAGAAAAAAACTGATTATATAAAAGTGGGAATAGCTTCCTCCATCAAACTGACAGGTATAACACTGGACGGGGAAAACTCTACCGGAGCTACAACAAACTCAGGAGCCTTGACAACAAATCCTGAAGACACCCTGGGACAGATAGCCGTAAGCGATGAAAATGGAATTTTCTTTAACCAGCCGTCTTCTAAAGGGCCTCTTGGAGAAATATCCATACCCCTGCAGCTTGGAATCAATAATTTCTCTCTTGTAGCCGATGGAATTTATCCCGAAAATGAAAACTATGGCGCAGTGTTATTTTTTGACGGGGTCCTGACTCCCCCCCGGATTGCAGTTTACAATTCCAATGGTGGCACCGGGACTTTTTCAGTGCAGCCCGCAGGTACGAATATCACCGGTAGTGCTGAAAACGAGTCCACTCTGGATATAGCTCCCGGTTCATCTTTCTATGTTACTTCAGACAGGACAAAAGTAGAAGTGCTGAGTTTCACAGTCGATTCAAAGAACGGGTTTACGGATGAAGTCACAGGCGAAAATCTCGGTGCAAATGAAATCCCTGATACCGTCGCAAAATTGAGCCTTAAAGTAACTCCTTCCGTCACAGTTCCTCTAGCTTCATTTTCCGCATCCCCTGTTTCCGGAACAGCTCCGCTGAATGTAGCGTTTACCGACAGCAGCTCAGGTTCACCGGCTTCATGGAACTGGGATTTTGGAGATGGAACCGCTTCTTCCGAGCAGAACCCGGTGCACACTTACTCCGCAACAGGAAATTACATCGCAACGCTTACAGTAAGCAATGCAAATGGTACGAATTCGACATTTACGGAAATAACTGTCCTGGAACAGGTGCTTCCCGCCGCAAACTTCAACAGTAATACCACCTCCGGGAATGCTCCCCTAACTATCCAGTTTACCGACCTCTCGGAGAATGCCGAAGAATGGTTCTGGGCCTTTGGAGACGGAGCCAGTTCTTCCGAGCAAAACCCCGTACACACATATTCTGCAGCAGGAAACTACACCGTTTCCCTGGCTGTAGCTAATAAAAACGGCACGAATTCGAAATCTGGCACAATAACGGCATTAGAATCGCCTGTACTCCCTGTAGCGAACTTCAGCAGCAATGCCACGTTTGGGAATGCTCCTCTGACAGTTCAGTTTACCGACCTCTCGGAAAACGCAGCAGAATGGTTCTGGGCCTTTGGAGACGGCTCCAGTTCTTTCGAGCAGAACCCGATGCATACTTACTCTGTAGCAGGAAATTACAATGCAACTCTTACAGTAAGCAATGCAAACGGCACGGATTCAACATTTTCTGCAATAACTGTCCTTGAACCAGTACTTCCTGTAGCTGCTTTCAATAGCAATGTGACCAGTGGTTATGCTCCTCTGTCAGTGCAGTTTACTGATAGTTCCGAAAATACAAATGAATGGAGCTGGGATTTTGGAGACGGAGCCACTTCTTCCGAGCAGAACCCCGCACACACTTACTCTGCAGCAGGAAACTACACCGTTTCCCTGGCTGTAGCCAATGCGGATGGTCAGAGTACGAAAACAGGCCAGATTTCCGTCAATGAAAACCTCGTAGATAGCTCAGGGAATGAAAGTTCTATGGATGATTCCGGAAATTGA
- a CDS encoding thioredoxin domain-containing protein: MGIEQRKANRLINEKSPYLLQHAYNSVDWYPWGEEAFEKARKENKPVFLSIGYSTCHWCHVMAHESFEDEEIARLMNETFVSIKVDREERPDIDNIYMTVCQIILGRGGWPLSIIMTPGKKPFFAGTYIPKKSRFNQTGMLELVPRIKEIWNQQHEDVLDSAEKITSTIQNMIVESAGEGLGKEIIEEAYEELLESFDTEYGGFGGAPKFPTPHKISFLLRYWKRSGNPEALHIAEHTLDNMRSGGIYDHLGSGFHRYSTDNMWLLPHFEKMLYDQALTAIAYTEAYQVTGKDLYKETAEGILDYVLRDLTSPEGGFYCGEDADVEGEEGKYYLWTIEEVRSILGPDDSELITKMFNLKRGGNFEEEIRGRKTETNLFYMVLSPDSLATELEIPVEEVENRVQCAREKLLAARYERKRPSMDDKILTDWNGLMIAAFAKGFQVFRKQKYLKAAEKAADFIMETLYSPGNRLLHRYRDGAAGISGTSDDYAFLIHGLLELYEADFQLRYLKAAVSLNNELFEHFWDPVSGGLYFTANDSEALIFRKKEFTDAAIPSGNSVEMLNLLRLSRIIADPELEGTADRLERAFSDMIKKAPSGYTQFLSSLDFRLGPSYEVIISGKRESPDTVHMLEELWSHFVPNKVLVFRPEGENPEIAGLAEYTTEQLPIEGKATAYVCQNYECQLPTTETSEMLKMLNV; the protein is encoded by the coding sequence CTGGGAATAGAACAAAGAAAAGCTAACCGCCTGATTAATGAAAAGAGCCCTTATCTTCTACAGCACGCCTATAATTCTGTGGACTGGTATCCATGGGGAGAAGAGGCTTTTGAAAAAGCCAGAAAAGAAAATAAGCCTGTTTTTCTCTCAATCGGGTATTCCACCTGCCACTGGTGCCATGTGATGGCGCATGAGTCTTTTGAAGACGAAGAGATTGCAAGACTCATGAACGAAACATTTGTTTCTATAAAAGTAGACAGGGAAGAACGGCCGGATATTGACAACATCTACATGACTGTCTGCCAGATTATTCTTGGAAGAGGAGGCTGGCCCCTCAGTATCATTATGACTCCGGGCAAGAAACCTTTTTTTGCAGGGACCTACATTCCGAAAAAGTCACGCTTCAACCAGACAGGAATGCTGGAACTGGTACCCAGGATAAAAGAAATCTGGAATCAGCAACATGAAGATGTACTTGATTCAGCTGAAAAGATTACATCTACCATCCAGAACATGATTGTAGAGTCTGCAGGGGAAGGACTGGGGAAAGAGATAATCGAAGAAGCTTATGAAGAACTGCTGGAGTCATTTGATACCGAGTATGGAGGCTTTGGAGGGGCTCCAAAGTTTCCGACCCCACACAAAATTTCCTTTTTACTCCGCTACTGGAAACGTAGCGGAAACCCTGAAGCCCTCCATATTGCAGAACATACCCTGGACAATATGCGCAGTGGAGGAATCTATGACCATCTGGGCTCGGGTTTTCATCGCTATTCCACGGATAACATGTGGCTTCTGCCTCACTTTGAAAAAATGTTATACGACCAGGCTCTTACCGCAATTGCATACACTGAAGCCTATCAGGTTACCGGAAAAGACCTGTATAAAGAAACAGCAGAGGGAATCCTTGATTACGTTTTGAGGGATCTGACATCTCCGGAAGGCGGTTTTTACTGCGGAGAGGATGCCGATGTTGAAGGAGAAGAAGGAAAGTACTACCTGTGGACCATAGAAGAGGTCAGGAGTATCCTTGGTCCCGATGATTCCGAGCTAATTACTAAAATGTTCAATTTGAAAAGAGGAGGCAACTTTGAAGAAGAAATCAGGGGCAGAAAAACTGAAACAAACCTCTTCTATATGGTTCTCTCTCCTGATTCCCTTGCAACCGAACTTGAGATCCCTGTAGAAGAAGTTGAAAACCGGGTGCAATGCGCCCGAGAGAAACTCCTTGCAGCCAGGTACGAGCGCAAAAGGCCTTCAATGGATGACAAGATTCTGACCGACTGGAACGGGCTTATGATTGCAGCCTTTGCAAAAGGTTTCCAGGTTTTCAGGAAACAAAAATATCTAAAAGCCGCGGAAAAAGCCGCAGATTTTATAATGGAAACCCTTTACAGCCCCGGCAACAGGCTGCTTCACCGTTACAGGGATGGAGCTGCAGGAATTTCCGGAACTTCCGATGACTACGCCTTTCTGATACATGGGCTCCTGGAACTTTATGAGGCAGATTTCCAGCTGCGGTATCTCAAAGCAGCCGTTTCCCTGAACAATGAATTGTTTGAACACTTCTGGGACCCTGTTTCCGGGGGGCTCTATTTCACAGCCAACGATAGTGAGGCTCTTATCTTCAGAAAAAAGGAGTTTACAGATGCAGCAATACCATCCGGAAACTCAGTTGAAATGTTGAACCTTCTGCGCCTCTCAAGGATAATTGCAGATCCTGAACTAGAGGGAACTGCTGACAGGCTCGAACGCGCATTTTCAGATATGATCAAAAAAGCGCCTTCAGGGTACACTCAGTTTCTGTCTTCTCTTGATTTCAGGCTGGGACCTTCATATGAAGTGATTATTTCTGGAAAGCGCGAATCTCCGGATACAGTACATATGCTTGAAGAGCTCTGGAGCCACTTCGTACCTAATAAGGTGCTGGTTTTCAGGCCCGAAGGAGAAAATCCCGAAATTGCAGGCCTTGCAGAATACACAACAGAACAGCTCCCTATTGAGGGAAAGGCAACTGCATACGTCTGCCAGAACTATGAATGCCAGCTTCCTACCACCGAAACCAGCGAGATGTTAAAGATGCTTAATGTTTGA